The following proteins come from a genomic window of Peromyscus eremicus chromosome 23, PerEre_H2_v1, whole genome shotgun sequence:
- the Acads gene encoding short-chain specific acyl-CoA dehydrogenase, mitochondrial has protein sequence MSVSMAAALLARAPGPLRRALHPRDWRRLHTVYQSVELPETHQMLRQTCRDFAEKELVPIAAQLDKEHLFPAAQVKKMGELGLLAMDVPEEFSGAGLDYLAYSIALEEISRACASTGVIMSVNNSLYLGPILKFGSPKQKKQWITPFTSGDKIGCFALSEPGNGSDAGAASTTAREDGDSWVLNGTKAWITNSWEASATVVFASTDRSQKNKGISAFLVPMPTPGLTLGKKEDKLGIRASSTANLIFEDCRIPKENLLGEPGMGFKIAMQTLDMGRIGIASQALGIAQASLDCAVKYAENRNAFGAPLTKLQNIQFKLADMALALESARLLTWRAAMLKDNKKPFTKESAMAKLAASEAATAVSHQAIQILGGMGYVTEMPAERYYRDARITEIYEGTSEIQRLVIAGHLLRDYRS, from the exons ATGTCGGTGTCCATGGCCGCCGCGCTGCTCGCCCGGGCCCCTGGCCCGCTCCGCCGAG CTCTCCATCCTCGAGACTGGCGCAGGTTACATACTGTTTACCAGTCTGTGGAACTGCCCGAGACACATCAGATGCTGCGTCAGACATGCCGTGACTTTGCTGAGAAGGAGCTGGTCCCCATTGCAGCCCAGCTGGACAAGGAGCATCTCTTCCCCGCGGCTCAG GTGAAGAAGATGGGTGAGCTCGGGCTGCTGGCCATGGATGTGCCGGAGGAGTTCAGCGGTGCGGGCCTGGATTACCTGGCCTACTCCATTGCCCTAGAGGAGATCAGCCGTGCCTGCGCCTCCACCGGAGTTATCATGAGCGTCAACAAC TCTCTCTACTTGGGGCCCATCCTGAAGTTCGGATccccaaagcagaagaagcagtGGATTACCCCCTTCACCAGTGGTGACAAAATTGGCTGTTTTGCCCTCAGTGAGCCAG GGAACGGCAGTGATGCAGGAGCTGCTTCCACCACGGCCCGGGAAGACGGTGACTCGTGGGTCCTCAATGGCACCAAAGCCTGGATCACCAACTCGTGGGAGGCTTCGGCCACAGTGGTGTTTGCCAGCACAGACCGGTCCCAGAAGAACAAG GGTATCAGTGCCTTCCTGGTTCCCATGCCAACTCCCGGGCTCACACTGGGTAAGAAGGAGGATAAGCTGGGCATCCGGGCCTcatccacagctaacctcatctttGAGGACTGTCGCATCCCCAAGGAGAACCTGCTGGGGGAGCCAGGGATGGGCTTCAAGATAGCCATG CAAACCCTGGACATGGGCCGCATTGGCATCGCCTCCCAGGCCCTGGGCATCGCCCAGGCCTCCCTCGACTGCGCTGTGAAATATGCTGAGAACCGCAATGCCTTTGGGGCCCCCCTCACCAAGCTCCAAAACATCCAG TTCAAGCTGGCAGACATGGCCCTGGCCCTGGAGAGTGCCCGCCTGCTGACCTGGCGTGCCGCCATGCTGAAGGACAATAAGAAGCCCTTCACCAAG GAGTCGGCCATGGCCAAGCTGGCTGCCTCTGAAGCTGCAACTGCCGTTAGCCACCAG GCCATCCAGATCCTGGGCGGCATGGGGTACGTGACAGAGATGCCAGCCGAGCGTTACTATCGAGATGCCCGCATCACAGAGATCTATGAAGGCACCAGCGAAATCCAGAGACTGGTCATCGCGGGGCACCTGCTCCGGGACTACCGGAGCTGA